Proteins from a single region of Artemia franciscana chromosome 2, ASM3288406v1, whole genome shotgun sequence:
- the LOC136034899 gene encoding uncharacterized protein LOC136034899, giving the protein MILYRSVCQALNLLENDQHWDNCINDACETSTPSQIRALFGIIVETGSPSSPTELWKKYKSQMAEDILHRTQLERSDMTLNFTTEINNFTLVMIEDLCLFMANELLKHLGMPSPNRTAAISTCVEQTGS; this is encoded by the coding sequence ATGATACTTTATCGTAGTGTATGCCAAGCTCTAAATTTACTGGAAAACGACCAACATTGGGATaattgcatcaatgacgcgtgcgaaacgtcaactccgagtcaaattcgtgcattatTTGGAATCATAGTGGAAACTGGCTCTCCAtcatctcctacagagctatggaAGAAATACAAATCacaaatggccgaggatatactccatcgaacaCAGTTAgagaggtcagatatgaccttgaattttacaacagaaattaataacttcactttagttatgattgaagatttgtgcttgtTTATGGCAAAcgaacttctcaagcatttgggaatgccttcacctaatcgtactgctgctatttctacatgtgtagaacaAACTGGATCGTGA